GTAGAGGAGGCAGGGGCGGCCTTTGTTCTGATGGGTGCGGAATTTGCCGTCGTTGCAGGTCCGCACCGGGAAGGCTTTGAGGAGCAGGTCAAGAGTCGATCGCACCGCATAGGCGTGGGCAAACGGCCCGAAGTAGCGGGTGCCCTTGCGTCGTTTCCCGCGCATGACGATCGGCCGGGGCCATTCCTCGGACACCGAGATCGCCAGGTAGGGGTAGCTCTTGTCGTCGCGGAGGCGGTAGTTGAAGCGCGGCCGGTGCCGTTGGATCAGCGAGTACTCGAGCATGAGCGCTTCGACTTCGTTGGCGGTGACGATCCATTCGACGGTGTCGGCGGCGTCGACCATCGACGTGCCGAGATGGCTGCCGGTTGAGAAGTGTCCGACGATTCGCTTGCGCAGCGATTTTGCCTTGCCGGCGTAAATCACCTGTCCGTGCTGGTCGCGGAACAGGTAGGCGCCGGGGTCGTCCGGGATCTCGGAAGGGTTTGGTCGTCGCATCGACGTCGAGTGTACGGCGATGGCGAATTCAGGCTCGCCGCCACCGAACTCCCAGCAGACGTGGTAGACCCTGTTGGAGCGCCAGCAGCGGATCACCCTCGACCATCTCGTCGGGCAGGCCGCGCTCGATGAGCGTCTCGAGCTCCCACCCGGACCCGGCCGCGGTGGTCAGTAGGTCGGCGATCGTGCGGTGGTGGAACGTTACGGTGCCGTCACCGGCCGGTTCTTCGGAGGAACCAGGCTCCAGATACTCACCCCAACGCCAGAACACCTCACCGTCGACTGGATCGACCACCGGCGCCGACCCCGGAGCAGTGACCTGTGGATGGTTGACGACCAGGGTGAAGGCACCCCCGGAGCGGGTTACTCGCCCGGCTTCGGCGAACAGCGTGACGATGTCGGCCAGGTGTTCGAGCACCAGCACCGCCGTCACGCCGTCGACGGCGTCGTTCCTGCACCACGAGAGATCGGGCAACGCGGCGACAACTACCGGACCATGTTCGAGGGCCGTCGCGGCGAGGTTGGGGTTTATCTCCACACCGATCCCAGTGCAATCTCGGCGCCCGAGTTCTTCGAGCACCCACCCGGTCCCGGTGCCGAGGTCGAGCACCACCTCGCCCTGTTGAGCATCGAGGAGCTCGAGAAACAGCGGCCGCACCTCAACGTGGTAAGACGGATCTTCTGCGAGTTCCCGATACCACCATGCATCGAGGTCGGACCAGTCGCACATTCGGGCCACGCTACCAGTCCAACACCCGGCACTTGTACCGTGCCGTACCCACGATTGGTCCGCTGGCAGCGGCAACCACCATTCGGCGGCGAGTAGGGAGACTGGGCGCAGCATCCCCGCCACCTACCGCACGGCATAAACGCGGCTACGGCCGGTATCGATCACCTTCTCGAGCCATCGCGGCGGGTCGTCGTCGAGGAGCGCGGCAAGGAGTCCGTCTTCGTTGTCGGCGCTCCAAATGTCGGAAAGGGGCGAGTTGTCACAAACGACCACGTACGAAACACCGAGGTAATCGGCCTGACGTCGATCTGATCCCGAATCGGCGATGAACAGCTCGTACACCGCCAGCACGCCTTCGTATGCCCGGTGGTATGGAGAGGCAAGGACCCGGTGGTCGGTGTGGACAAGGATGGCAGGCCCGATGTCCATTTCCGCTGCTATCAAACCCGGTCCGAGTTCGTCGAGGAGCTCAAGCAGGGTGCCAGTAACGCAGGGCTCCATCGCGGCAGCGTCCGAACGTGAACCGAGGCTCGATTGGATGAATCCGAAGGGAAAACCGGATAGCACCAACACGGCAGCAACTGCAACCAGGGCCCTGCCAGGCTCCCATTTTGCTGCGTCCCGAATCCTCACGACCACGACGCCAAGAACCGGTGCCGCCAATGCCATGGCCACCGGCATAGTCCGCACTTGCCACAACCCGAGCGCCATCGCCATGAGGAGCGCCGCCGAAAGCGGAACCCACTCGGGTTTTCGATTGAGCAGAGTCATCCGTGCCAGGAACCCGAAGGCTACGACGGGACCGAGAGCGTATCCGAGAGCATCGAGTGGACCTCTGGCTGCAATGCTTAGAAGTCCCCGTGTCTCGCTAATCAGATCGATCCAAATACGGTGGACTACCTCAGGAACCGATCCGTACGGTCCGGCGTGACACTCTGGGCTGACGATTCCGAACCACGCAAACCCGACCAGCGCCATCACCCCCAACGCCACCCATCGACGGCTCTGAGACCATGTCCGGCCGCCGACTGCCGCCAGCGCCAGCGCAGGCAGCGCTATCAGCCCGAAGAACCCGAGACTCAACACGTCGCATTCGAGCGATTGCAGCCGTCCAGCAGGGCCGAATAGCAGACTCGAAGCTACCCCTGATGACACCAAGCCCATGCCCAACGATTGGTACCAGGCCTTCGGGCGATCCGAACCCCACGCCCACACTATGCCGACGCCGGCGAGAGCTGCAGCGAGCACGGGGAAGGTCTCGAGGCCTACCGTCAGTGACACGCCTGCGGCCGCGCCCGCTCCCAGACCGGACCGCCATGACGGCGGGCCTTGAACCATCCTCAGGGTAAGCAGCACTAGCACAATCTGGAGACCGTGGTGATCAAGCCCACCCGGGCCCAAGCGATTGAGTACGCTCGCACCGAGGCCGAAGGCAATCATCGCGTAAAGACCGACGTCTTGGCGCGGCCACAGAAGTCGGGCCAGGGAAGAGATGAGCAAGAGCGCCACGAGCAGGAGCGCGAGCGGCACAATTATCATGGATGCGAGTTCAGCCGCCTCGACTCCGATGACCGGCCTCAGGATTGTTATGGGACCCGCGAGTAGTCCATCCATGTGACGACTCCAGTGCATCTCGACGCCGGCCAACCCGATTCGGTCGAGAGTCAGATCCCACCACGATTGTCCAGCGAGCAGCTCGCGAACCTGTACCAGTCGGGTGGCGTCGTCAGTGTCGCGAAGTATCCGGTCCACCAGGTCGGGCCAGAACCTGATCGTCGAAACCAGCGCCAGCGTCGACCAGACCACCACTACTTCGGCCGCTACCTGACGTCGTGACGAAGCGGTCGGGGGGATGGCAGAGCTCATTCGACCTTCTCAGCTGCGACGACGGGGAATAGCCAGCATGTTGAGCAAGAAGGACATCAGTAGGGTCTGGAAGCCGAGCGCCACCAGGGTCGTGGCAACCACGACCGGTCGGGTCGTGACCACGGGATCGAGATCGGGGAACCCTGACTGCGCCCATCGCCAGGCAACCACTGTCAGCAAGACGACACCCGCCGTGAGGAGTGACAAGCCAAGAACGATCCCCCGCTCGAGTGTGAAACGTTCGAACGCGTTCCTGATTGGAGTCGATGGAGGTCCGATCTCTTCGATGACGGCAAACATGCGCGCCGCCACCGCAGTCGTCATCATCTGGTAGCCGACGACCACCAGCAGCCCACCCACCATAAGCGTGTGAATGTCGAAACGGACGCCCCGAATGGTGATCGGCCCGGCGATGACCGACAAGATCAATGCGGCTCCGGTACTGGTGATAACCAGACCCGGGATGAGCATCGTCCAGCGCGGAGATAACGTCATCATGAACCGCAGATGCCGCCAACCGTCACTCCACCTCCGCAGATGAGGTGGGCGGGACCTGCCATCGGGTCGGAGGGTGACCGGCACCTCTTCGATTCTCATCCCCCGAGCGGCGGCCTTGGCCACGACCTCAGTGGCAAACTCCATCCCCGTGGTATGCGGCGCGATCTCGATGAATGCCTGCTTGGTAAGTCCTCGTAAACCGCAATGAAAATCTGAGATGTTGGATCGAAACAGCGTGCGGGCGATAGCCGACAGCACTGGATTTCCCAGCCAGCGATGCAGCCACGGCATAGCCCCGGGTTCAATGGTGCCCCGCAGTCGAGACCCCATCACCATGTCGGCACCGGCGCGCATGAGTTCGATCATCGGATACGCCTCGCGGAAGTCGTAACTCTGATCGGCGTCCCCCATGATCAGAAACCGACCCTGGGCCGCCTCGAACCCCCCGGTCAGCGCACTCCCGTAGCCCGACTCTGCGACGGAAACGACGATGGAACCCGCTCGACGCGCTATCTCAGCGGATTCGTCGGTGCTGCCGTTGTCGGCCACTATGACCTCTGCGTCCAAACCGTGGGTTTCGATGCACTGGCGGATCTCACGAATACACACTTCGAGTGTTTCGGCTTCATTCAGGCATGGCAAAACAAAGGAAACTTCGGGCATGCTCCGGTCCTGTGATTGGCCCCGGCAGCCTAACGCCGATCCACTCGGTTCACGCGACCATCTCCGTTCTACACTGGCAACTCGAGTAGGGTTCACCTCTCACCGATCTTCGACATGAGGGAAGTCCGAATGAGGGTCATGGACGCCATCCACGGGCAGTTCTTGATCGGTCGCAGGGCCCGGGTGCTGAGCGGCCACATCGCCACCCTCCTCCCAAGCCGGGCATCTGTGCTCGACGTCGGATGTGGAGATGGGGATATCGCTCGCCGGATCATGGAGACGCGACCTGACATCTCCATCCATGGGATCGACGTTCTCGTCCGCCCTGAGACTGCGATCCCGGTGGACGAATTCGACGGTTCACATTTCCCTTTCGCGGACCACACATTCGATGTAGTGACGTTTGTCGATGTCCTCCACCACACGGACGACCCGACCGCGCTCCTCGCTGAAGCTTCACGTGTCGCCCGCAAGTCGGTGGTCATCAAGGATCATTTGGTTCGAGGGGTGCTTGCTCGACCGACCCTCCGGTTGATGGATATGGTTGGAAACGTGCGCCATGGCGTCGCGCTGCCGTTCAACTACCTGACGTACCCGGAATGGGAGACGGCATTTGCAGCCGCCCGGTTGGCAATTGTGAGGAGA
This is a stretch of genomic DNA from Acidimicrobiia bacterium. It encodes these proteins:
- a CDS encoding class I SAM-dependent methyltransferase yields the protein MCDWSDLDAWWYRELAEDPSYHVEVRPLFLELLDAQQGEVVLDLGTGTGWVLEELGRRDCTGIGVEINPNLAATALEHGPVVVAALPDLSWCRNDAVDGVTAVLVLEHLADIVTLFAEAGRVTRSGGAFTLVVNHPQVTAPGSAPVVDPVDGEVFWRWGEYLEPGSSEEPAGDGTVTFHHRTIADLLTTAAGSGWELETLIERGLPDEMVEGDPLLALQQGLPRLLGVRWRRA
- a CDS encoding glycosyltransferase family 2 protein, which encodes MPEVSFVLPCLNEAETLEVCIREIRQCIETHGLDAEVIVADNGSTDESAEIARRAGSIVVSVAESGYGSALTGGFEAAQGRFLIMGDADQSYDFREAYPMIELMRAGADMVMGSRLRGTIEPGAMPWLHRWLGNPVLSAIARTLFRSNISDFHCGLRGLTKQAFIEIAPHTTGMEFATEVVAKAAARGMRIEEVPVTLRPDGRSRPPHLRRWSDGWRHLRFMMTLSPRWTMLIPGLVITSTGAALILSVIAGPITIRGVRFDIHTLMVGGLLVVVGYQMMTTAVAARMFAVIEEIGPPSTPIRNAFERFTLERGIVLGLSLLTAGVVLLTVVAWRWAQSGFPDLDPVVTTRPVVVATTLVALGFQTLLMSFLLNMLAIPRRRS
- a CDS encoding methyltransferase domain-containing protein; amino-acid sequence: MRVMDAIHGQFLIGRRARVLSGHIATLLPSRASVLDVGCGDGDIARRIMETRPDISIHGIDVLVRPETAIPVDEFDGSHFPFADHTFDVVTFVDVLHHTDDPTALLAEASRVARKSVVIKDHLVRGVLARPTLRLMDMVGNVRHGVALPFNYLTYPEWETAFAAARLAIVRRENRLSIYPWPATLVFDRKLHFIAELTVPQSR